The Eretmochelys imbricata isolate rEreImb1 chromosome 4, rEreImb1.hap1, whole genome shotgun sequence sequence cacacaaactcagcaTTCTGTTTGTCAGTAAAAAATGCTCTATGAGCCAAAGTGGGTAAGCAGATGCAACTTGCGAGGTCAAATGAAGTTGTGTCTGCTTATAGCAAAGCTGAAAGTAGCCCTGGTCTTATACTAGTCACTTCAGTATTGTGAATGCAAGACTTAGCCGACACACCTAATTTATGGAGGGCTTTTCATAGTCATTACTAAAAGTCCATTTCAAATCACCACAATTGACAACAtggcagtcatttaaaaaaacctctgaaATCTGCTTTAATGTATTTCATTAGGCTGATGCTAGCTTGTTTGGATGAAGAGGTACCATGCATACCCACatcgcatccaatgaagtgagctgtagctcacgaaagcttatgctcatataaattggttagtctctaaggtgccacaagtactccttttcattttgcgaatacagactaacacggctgctactctgaaaacagtacAAGATAAGTTCCAGGAATAGTACAAATAATACTCACTTCTCCTATCCACCCAAGATATTCCTAGACTACATTGCAATTCATATTGAAAGCTGTATCGATGTATTTTTCATCCACGTTACATTCACActaaagactaaaaaaaaaaattcttcccttCAAGACAGGAACTGAGACACTGCACAACAGATCAAGTGCATATGTCTGTTTTTTACAAAAGACCTTGGATTTACATGGATGTTACTTTCCTATCCACCATGAAATCACGATTGCTTTATGTCTCCCTACTGATATTAGCTGTTCCTTTATGGAAGAACAGGACAAATAGATGCTCTATATTTCCAGCCCAATCACAAGATTTATGTTactaaaatcaatttaaattatttctgtagtttttaaataaagtctCATTTTAAAATCATTGCATTTCAACAATGTACTTGTTGGTTTGCATTTGTATTGCTTTatgataaagaaaataaaacGTGTTAAGTGAATAACTATGTCCCAAACAGGGAAAAGCTTCAGAAGACTTGAAACTTAACTAGATAAATAGCCTCCAACAAACTGTTTTTTGCCATCTGCAGCAAAAAGTCATTAAATACCTAATTCTGATATTTTTTACTGCACTGTAACATATGATCATCAAACTGACAGTTGTATGTCTTCTTGTGAATGTTTTAAGGTGGTATTTTCTTTAAGTCAATGAGGGAGAAGTTTATTTTTGGATGACAAGCAGTGTAGTAAAAATATAGttatttatttacataaaaaGAATTAGATGCTTCGTGTGCAAGCCTAAATAGTAACCAACGGAGTATTTAAATTCCTTATGAGGGAGCGCTAACACATCTGTATTCCTGTCACGCTATTTGCCAGTGTTACTTTAAAAACATGTGGAAGAGACATGGAATGTAGAAGTAGTAAGGACCAGTCATTCTAATGGTCTTAAGCACCAACTCTGGTGCCCCAGGTGCTATgcttttagaagaaaaaaaaaaagattactgCAGTACACTACTTGAGAGTACAATTAACAAAGCTCGTGATTTGTCAAGCAGATGATGGAATTAGTTTTCACTGCAGGTTAATTCCACTAGGAATACTACACTATTCGTTGTGAACAGTACAGAACTCCCtgcagtaaaatatttttttgtttttgttttaaaaaaataataatgaattaacCTTGCATTTGGGCAGCCTCCAAGCTAGCAGTGGCTTCCTGCCGTGCTTCTTCCACAGCAGAGGATGCATCTGCAACTGGTGATTCTTGTTGCCCTTCAGCTTCAGTGGATACCATAGATCCTTCATTCTGTTCTGTTGATTCATCAGCAGTTAGGCCTCCAGCCTCTTCTGTAGGTACCTCTGTGGCCTGCTCGCTTGCTTCAGTGACTTCAGCCGTCTCCAGTTCATCACCTTTTAAGGATTTATTTAATACAATAAAGCAAGTGTAAAGTGTATGCATGCAACAAGAAAACAAGTTCACCAATTGCTTTCACCATCTTATTTaaacttaaaatgaaaaaattttgtttgttttgtggttgaaattttccatataAAAGTCAAGGAACTCAAAGTTATGGTCCCCACATCAGATAATGTTTAAAATATCATTAAGCCATATTCTCAATCATTAGCTTAGCTTTACTACCATGTCACTataatgaaaaggaaaatatgGCTTAAAGCAAGTGGTtgacaacaaagaaaataatagaatgagtgtgcacacacaaactgaaACCATGCCAGAGGGATGTAAGATTTATGGGTCCAAACTTGTTCTCATTGAAGGACTCAATAGGAAAATGGTTATTGACTTCTTTGGGATTAGGATCAGAGTCCACATTCCAGTTGAACCCAGTGATGAAATTATCTAAACATCAAATACAACATTAACTTTCCTGCTTAGAAGCTCTTACGCAGTTTAGCACCATTCAGAGTTTCAGTTCAAGAGGAATGGCATTCATAAATAATTAAGGAAAGTAAAGCCCACTCTATgggacaaacaaaaacaacaaaagacaCTTATTAAAAAACTAGgtgtgtaaaatggagaaaagttTGTAAACACTAAACCATAGTTGATCATCCAGAGACACTGGAGATGCATGCAGCCACTTACAACTGATCATTTTCTTGTTTGCAAACCTGAGCTCTCTCTGTTTGAGGTTTGCCAGCATCTCTGCGTATAAAATTGTTCAGAAGCAGTGAAACCCCATGTTGTCTCATAGAATGAACTAGTTCAGCCTCaaatgggattaaaaaaaataattcagatgaATACAATCCAAGGTAGGAGGGCATGCAAAGGAGAACACACACATGTACATGCACAAAAACCACACAAACATGCATACACATCACACAAGTTGGCAAAATGAAAAAGTATGCCACGTGTTCATTGTTAGTTAACCCTCACACCAAATTCATCAGGTGCAGAACAGAACTTGAAAGAGTTGTATAATAGTTACgagcaggaagagagagaaaaaataaaaaagcttaaagAGACATTGTCTGGCTAAAAAAATAATCCTGTTTCTAAAAATGTTAGTACTTTGGATTAAAAGGGAGGACCCTATGTCATTTACTTActctttgcatttcactcagatAGGAGAATGAGAacaggtgggggggaaggggtgaatgAAACTGACCAGTCAGTTTCACTCCCTGGTTCTCATGCACTTGCACAGGGAGGCATTGTTTGGGTTTTAATTCAAACAAAATTTGATTCCATTGGTTAAAAAacaagaccaaaaaaaccccttcacAATAAATAGGATCAAGTTAcctgactgtgtccctttaagtgTCCCTCAGTATCTTTCCAACAAACTAAGCTTTATCACACAAAGACCAGAGTAACAGGCAAGCTCAACACTTTATTGGACAGTCAAATATACAAGTGCATTCATTCAAAACAGCCAGCTCCTTAACAATCTCAAAGTTGCCTTCTACAGGATATATTCAGTAGCTCAATATGGTTGAGCCTTGCACATGTAAAGATAGTATTTTTTAAGTCTCACAAGTGTGAAGTTTTACAGTAGAAGGCATAAAGTCATCCCAAGGTAGGCTGCGAGGTATGCAATGGTGAAGGATTATCTCTTTGTTTGTATTTTACATCCTCAGGTTTGGAAAGACAGATTTCCCTTGTATTTTATTCTGGAAAGTGTAAAAGTAGAGTAATGATTAGAAAGGCTGAATCAGCTTTTACAATTAAAAGTTAAATTAAGAGAAAATTACCACTAAAAAGCAGATCAGAAACAAGTTTGAAGAGGGGGGCACATTAGAACAAGAAAGGAGGACACATAAGCAAATACATGCACTCAGAGGATAAAAAATGAAGTGTATTCTGTTGCAGCAAACATTCATTTCACAATAAGTTAATTCCCTAAGATTTTCCACCATTATTTCTATTCATGCTCCTCCCAGAGACTTTAAAACCCACTATTACACTCTGTGTTTGTTGAAGTTTGGTTTATAGATCAATAGGAGTTTAAAAGGTTTGTTATTAGAGCTGGTTGCAATTTCTCAAGTtttcaaataaacaaattaaaaatgaactTGAAAAAAGCATTTGATATTTTTGACCATTTTGTAGTTTTTTTTGTACAAATTCTTTTTGGGAGGGCTGTGTGCCGTCTGAGAATTGAgtatttttggaaaaaaacatttaacagGGAAAATGACATTGGTTACTTtatggaaaagaaaagacaaatgcCTGGGAGAAAGTGAAGGAAATTCTCCCTCTAACCTAACCATCCATTCCCTGGTTGTAAATTCCAGTCCTTCTAGCCACATGGTTGCCCTCTCCATGTTATATTAATAATAGTAAGTAAATATAACTATTATTTGTATCATGCTAAGAGAGTGTACTGGGATGTGTTTACCTCTGTCCACTGTTTTGTACAGTTCCCCAACATCCCAGAAAAAGCAGAAATTTCTCAAATAAGTCACTACCCGTAGCATCATCTAGCTTAAAGGGTTAGATTTTATGTTATTCTGAGTGGCAGGTTCACCAGTTCTCTAATTAGTTATTTCCACAACAAGCACTGTGAAAAATAAGTATGACTAACTGCACTCAAAGGAGGTGAGGGTGGCGAAGTTGTGGGCGCCGATTCTGtggaggcagggtggggaagcCATGTAGCACTGCTCTGTGATGAGACACATGCTAACTACAGGATTAGGACTACACGTAGaagaaaaaaatgagagagagcaaAGACAtttgagaaaatgaaaaatgttaatcTAGGGGATTCTAAGATAGAAGGGAACAGAAGCCAGTTTAGGGAACATGGGAGAAGAATTTGGGGGGCCTGGAGAATGGAAGGGGAGGAACAATTTTAAAAGCTATAGAAAGGGTAGAAATGCGAGAGCTGATTCAACGGTGGATTTGTGTTATAAATTGAAGTTACCGCTATTTGAATGCTGAATTAAAAGTGAAAATCCCAAGGCTGACATTCAGAGTCAGGAGTGTGATTCTGGGAAAGAGGTTGGAGAGAGGTTTCAGAATGTAAGTTAATTTATTAATGGGCATGGTCATTAAAGAAGAGGACAGTTGTGAACTGACAAAAAATAGAAGAGAAGTATCTGAGCATCCTCCATTGATGGTCACTTTACCGCTTCATCAGATCTTTGTGAAATACATCCAGGAGATGAAAGATATTAGGTATTATATAGTACAGATTTAAAGCTGTGGGAAAGGATCTTGAAGATAGTTACAAAATCAAGGCTTGATCCTATATGGTATAAAGTACTCTGACCCCAATccaaatacatgcttaactttaagcattaaAGTGGACCCATTCACTTTAGTGGGATCACACTCAAgctgaaagttaagcacatgcatgctCTGCTGGATTAGGACCACAAGCCTCAGCACCTTGTAAAATCAAATCTTCAGAGAAAGAATCCAGTTAACTACCTTATGAAGTTCTACTTGCCACTGCTAGACTGTCTACCCCTCTGTAGAGATATCAGGCTTTTCAGAATAAAATTACTCTAAGACCATCCCAATATTGTCAGGAAAAGGCAACATCTTTTTTGGTCTCATCACAGAAGTATTTTAAATTCTCACACATTTATCAAATAAAGACTTACATTTTGGGAAGAGCCCGCcaatgtttgtttgctttttgtattTAAACTAACAAGTCCTAACACCTAGAGAGGAAATTTAAAAACTTACCATTTCCAGTTGTTTAAGAATAGGAAAGAAATATACATATTTGATCATTTATAAGAGTAGTGTTAAAATCCTTTACTCTTAAACTTTAGAACTAGTGAAGGAAGTAGGATATAACTTTCCCTCGCAAAGTAATAGCAATCCAGTACAATTCAAGAGGGGAATCAACCTTTACAGAAGCAATCAGTTTCAAGAATGCCTCTGTTCTGAAATGGGACTTTCAAGATGGTGCTTTCTTACTCCAGAAATCTGCTCTCTGTATGTATTCAGTTGTATTCAGCAAACTTTAGTCACAAAAATCACATATACCAGCTAAGTGCCATCTCTCTATTTGTGAACTGAGCCCATTTGGCAATtgaagcaatatatatatatatatatatatatatatatatatatatggatccCTACAATACCATTTTACAGTTACTTTTCATAATGGAACTGCATTTAAAACCTCGGGTCATTTTTAGCCTAATTTCCCTCCccaccatcttttttttttaattttagtagTATTAGGTTGCAATATACATTGTGCGAACCCGGGCATGTACAAATAGGCCAATATCTGAAACAGCACATATAAATATGGGCAAAGTACACACCCGGGGAAAAACAGTTTTCCATCTATATTAGACTAACTGATTAATGAAAAAAGACTATAAACTTCTGTACAATAATAATGTTAAAGAACAAGAAGAATGATGTCTCTGCTCAACCTAACAGACCTCTGTAATCCTCTAGTTCACTTAAATTGGCTGTAAATTTAAATTATGTCAGTTAGTTTAATGTTAAGATTAAGCCAATGCTTGGGAGGCGAGAAGGCAGGAGGAAGAAATGGGTTTTATACACAGTATTTTGAAAACTTAAACaaatttccctccccccagcctgctgAGATTGGACTGTACAGCAATTGTGTTCACTAATGTATGGCCTGGAGCCAAACTGTTGACCAGGACAAAGATATAATTTTgcttcacaaacaaacaaaaggacagAACTGGTTTTGACAGCATTATTCATTTAGTCGACTTTAATTAAGCTTTCAGTCATCAAGTTCTATCACCCAGTCTGCTATTACTGGTTCCTCTGTTAACCATTTCCTTTCAAATGGATTTTTTCTAATGGGGTACCTACCAGATTCACTGTCTTCTCATtaagttttttttctctgcaatttAAACAGCAGCAGAATGATTTAAACTGATAAAGCAAGTAAAAAGCTACAgactgtggaggagacagagtcTGGTAGAGATCTGACTGTCTAGTCTAGAAATAAGCTCCATTTCTTGCAGAATTCTTGTGTGCTGAAAGAAACATggtaaaaactaaaacaaaacaaaaacaccacaacTTACACTGGGGTGGCCAGGGTTTTGGTTTCCACTCAGCTGTATTACTCTGCTGAATAGCATGGATACGTTCGTTGTACCTCTTTTTGTCTGACTTGATTGTTCTGTAGGcctgaaaataaaattacataCCTGCACTTATTTCCACAGCTCTACTActaagttaaaaaaatatatcataCTTTAACCAAGTGTTCTTCCCTATATTGAAAGGCCACcttagattattttttaaaaaaagtaaatctgCTTTAAATAGTTAATCATACAAACTTTTAGttttaaattttgcatttttctccCCTTGCAAAGTGGAAACAAACTAGTCAGTCTCATGTTCACACAATACTGCATTGTTTAGGAATTGGAggtgactatttaaaaacaaggaaatattTCTATTAATCTTTATGCTTTATAAAAACGCTAAATGTGGGGGTCAAAATTGACTCAGtcttcatttaataaaaaatactTGTCAATCAGCAGTAGAAATCATTACAAACCACTTGAAGTAGAAAATTAAAGcctaatgaaaataataaaatgagtATATTTTTGAATACTTATTGAGTGATAGATTCCATTCACCCACCAGAAGCTGTTATATTTGGAGGCAGCAATTAGTGGCTGAAGAAACTGAGAAATGAAGGATTTAGCGAGATGAAGTGGAAGAAAAAAAGCGTGAAAGACTGAGGGGGCGGGAGGAGACTGACTTCGCAAaagggggaataaaaaaaaaatgcatcacaTCATGAAAATGCTACACATTTACAGAACTGAAGTATTTAGAAGACTGTTATAGTCTGACATCGgtgcttcaaaaaaaaatatgTCCTCAGGGAGCAATCTATTCAAAGGAGAATGGGTCTTGAACTGGGCCCAAACATGGTTCGTTCAGACATGCCTGTAATCTTTATACCTGTTTTTTTTATTAGCCAAGAacacagaaagaggaaaaagcttGCTCTCTGTTTCTGTACACCTCTTTTACATTATCTCACTGCCGATGTAGAACAGCATCATTTGGTATGAAATTCCCACTTCAAGAATCTCCAAAAGAGAAATTCAGCTTTACTTTGGGATAAGggatttccctcccttccccccgccaaCTTGAAATTTAATTATCCAGAACCCATCATCTCATTTCCCTGGTATGGAAAGAGAAGAGGCGCTTGATTCACCAAGGAGCTCTGTTTTCATATTTTAAGTCCATGTTTGATTACGTGATCACGCTACATCTCCCCCACATGCCACTGATGTTAACTGCGTCTTTCATATACTCTTACAACACAAGGCACTTACATAATATCCACCAGTAGTGCACGCCACACCAGCAAACAGATAGTAAATCAGATTCTCTCCAGAAGAGCCAGGGACGCTGCCAGATGACATCTGGCGaagaggtgctgtacaaaacattaaaataatgttaaaataaagtgctaataaaataacagaaaatatctAACCTGAGATGCAGAGTGATGAATCTGTAGAAAGTTGAAACAAAGTCAGCtggcaaaaacaaagaaaattaagcAAGTACTTTAACTAAATGTAGCTTCACACTTGCTAAGAGGAGTATCTCACTATGAGAACATTACACGTGTGGTCCATGATGTGCACTGGCTGTCTATTAATTTAAGCTATGAAGCCCTAAATGGAACATACCTATGTGTGAGAATGACTGTCCCTTTGTGACTCTGCCATAGTTGTAATCAACAGAGGCACTGGGCCCTGTCACTTTAAAGAGGAAGGATTACTGGCTGGGCATCCTCTGGGAGGAGTCCTTGGCTTTAGATTTACATATTCCTGGTCCCAATAGCTCAAACTTGGAGGTCACTCCAAGAGTCCTAGTCTGGGACATCCCACAAGGCTTGTCTCTCAGGCATTTGGGAAGGGTTAAGAAAGGGTGGGGTATTACACCATGTTATCAGTAGTGGTTGAAATTTATTTTGTTATGGGGAATAGTAGCGTTGTTAGCTGGGTTTGTTTTTGTCTGTTCTGGTGGTTTGATGCTCACCCAGATGTAGCTCCAACAGGCACCGCCAAGAAATTCTATTGCACATCAGTTTAAATGTCAAATAGAGCTTAGAAAAAACCATACATACTACTGTGACCTAATGAAGATTTTAACTGCACTCTCTAACTGCACCCCAAATTAATAATACATATTAAGTGTTATGTTCCTTAACGATCTTTCAATAAATATAAAGCTGTTCTGTCGTCAGAGTTGTAACTAGGGTATTTAGGGAGGCAAAATGGACTCAAGCCCCAAAATGGACTCAAGCAATATAATCATATATTCACAGGGTCTATTGCAAttcaaaatatatgtatattgtCCAGTCATTTCTGCAGCTGTATACACACCAGTGTCTGGAAGAAGAATCAACAGCCTCATTCTATAATAAACTATTACCATCATGTACCAGATTATGTCTAGCAGCATTTGTCTCATCACATGCTATTCTGACTCTTCTCTTGGTGCAGGAATCTGATGCATAAATATTGATGAAGCTCTGTTGCAAGCGGTTGCTGCAGTGTTCTGTGGGTAGGGATTCTCAGTGTGGCTTGTGTGTTATTTGTATGAAAGTATACAGTTAGGATGAAAATATTCAGTATCGTTGAGAGGCATTGCTACGGGTTATACACTTCCGGAAGTGTCAAAAAGTATCACTGCTATGTACCAGACTGAATTGTATTGTCATATTCAGAGAGAAAAGCTGAAGTTTGGACACTACTCAGAGCCTCTTCTTGACTATTTTCATTCAAattacaacaaaacaaacaaaaaccattcTAATCTAAATatataaatgcattttcttttgagTGAAGAGGAGGAATACACATTTGAACCACTGACTCAGAAGATCAAGCAGCGAAGTGCACTATAGGAAAAAAGTCAAGAATAaactgagttttgttttgttttttatgaagACTTGGTCATCTTCAATAGACCAGTTGTTTTTAAACACAGCAGTTActccacaaaaaatatttgtcATTACTAGAGAAGACTAGGGGAATGTATTTTTCAAAGCAAACTTTTGCTATCACCTTTGGCTACTTGAATCTTAAATTTCTATCCTTATCACTTATTCTCCTTCCCTAAGCAAGCACTGAGGTGTCATCACTGAGTTGCTAATCATtacctttaaaaaattaaaacaagttttgTTCTTCCAAGATAACTTTACATGGACTTTAGAGACATATGGGGGAAAGATAAGGTTATAAGGCCAAAATATAACCTAACATAGCAAGTGCACACACTCAGATAAACACACAGCTTATTGCAATGCATCTAAATTTTCAGGAACAACAAATGAAATGGATCAACgctggctggaggcagcaggTTTTGGTGCTGAACCACATGAAAATTCTGTTCTTGCTCGTTATTCCAACCCAGCCACATTCAGAGCTCCAAATTATTCACAAAATCGTTGGACCTTGTTTGCAATCTCCTGTATTTGTGTCAGCTGGTTACGCTGAGGATCCCTGTAGGTCGCAGACTGAGGACGTCTGGCTTCAATTGCACAACACCCTCACAATGCTCAGTTGGCATGTTTATAGACTCGTGTCCCCCCTTTTCTTCTTCAGCAAAAAATAGCCCAACCCACCCTACCCTCAGTGTTCAGCACGACATAGAAATTAAAATCAGCGCAGAAGCATCCGGTAGCTCAAGACTGAACGACACCTCTCGGTCAGGCAAATAGCAACGGTACAGGGAGAGGCGGGCGACACCTAGATATGTCAAAGGAGCAGCTTCCAGGCCTGGAGCCGGTTGTTTCGTTCCTACCTCTGCCTGGCATTCCTCCTCTGCAGGACCTGGCAGGAGGATGGCGGGGCTGAGCTGTAACTTACCCCCGGCTGGGCTCCATTCCCCACCTGTGACCTTCACTTCTCCTCTCCCCGGGCATTTCACCAACAGGCACGCGCGGGGCGCCCTTCCCCAACACGATTTCACCTCCTCGCCCAGCCGGGGGCTGCAGATGACCGAACGGAGCCGTGACTATGAATCGCTGTTGTCTGACCGCTACCCCAACCTGCCCCGCAGCTCAGCCCGTCCGCGCCCCGTCCCCATGCGCTCGGCTCCCCGGCGCTCTTACCATGCTTCCTGAGAAGGGTGGCCGTGGAGGACACGCTGGCCAAGCGAGCGGCTAGCGCCTGCCAGGCAGCCCTCCAGACGTACATGGTCGCTGCGCTGCGGCGGCTGCACGGAGCGACTGGGCAGAGCGAAGCTGCGGGATTgagccagggaaggaggcagcGGTTCTGCATGAGTGGGAGGgagcaggtgggaggggagagagcagaCCCGGCCCACTCTCCTCCTCCCGGGGCAGGGCCTCACCTCTCCAACCAGGGCCTAGCATCCCTTCCTTCTGACCGGCACCTCGGCTCCTTTCCTCCTCTCCGCTGTCCGTGAAATGACCCCACGACGGCTGAGTCACGAGCCACGCACGGACCGTGCGGACCTACCAGTCCTTGGGGGATCGGGAGCTCTCCCATTGGGAGTCATTTATATAACTAAAGGGCTAGGGTGATTAGAggagaggttttttaaaaagttgtaatcTGAATaaatgcgcgcacacacacacaaatcctccAGCACACAAGGGATCTCTCATGTTTGTGATGTAGGATTTTGCTAGTCGGGTCTAACCGATTTAAAAGCCAGGAATGCAAGATTCTTGAAGACCATAGGTTCACTTATTGTGAAGAAGGGTTTTGTGGTCTTTCCAGTTTCCTATCTTACTTTATTTTAATCCTCTGCTGCAATTTGTTGCAGTCAGTGCTAGAGAAACAAAATATAGTTTGAAATTTTCCCACCCTATGATTGCTATTTATGCCACAGTAGGTTGAGCAGTACTATGTTCCATCAGCTAAATCAAGGGTAATCtcttttttgtcaaggtccagactcagaaaaattaaaagattTCATGGTCTATTCAAAAGCATCTGTCCATCCAGATTTGGCCCCCAATCTTCTTCTTAACCACCCTTGAGCTAAATATTGTCACAGCAGAACTTCAAGCTGGGCCCCATACTGCCAATTCTCAACCCTCGTGGTCAAACTTAATTATTGTCACCCTTTGAGAACTCCACACCTTCTGGAGAAGTCAAATATCTGAAAAAATTTCTATAACTTTAGCATAGGGACCAATGCTGCTTCATGAACACTGACCTGTAGTTAAAAGGAATAGAACATGATCTAGATCTATGGCTCCCAAACGCACAGAAGATTAATCTCTATTAGGCCAGGCTTCTGTGAATGCTGAAAGACATGTGATGATCAGTTTTAGGGGTTGATGCAGCAGCCCTTGCGAATGGCCCAAATAGGAAGGTCCCTTGAAGATTTTTCACTGGAGAACCATCTTTCCCCAGTGTCCCTCATTTTGAGTGATAGCACTCATTTTAGTCCCAATTTCCTATATTTCACACAGATTTGGTGTCCTCTTTATTTGTAgaaaatttacattaaaataaaggttattttaataaagaaaaaaatcccacagcattttaaatttCATGCATAAATATTATATTGCAAGTCTTTGTCACATAGTGTCCCAAGTTTGGGTCTTGGGAGGTTCAGAGGTATGTTAGGAACAAGGTAACAACTGCTGATTTCTACACCTGTATCTGATTGAAAGAAACAGGGCACAGAAGAAAGAGATTAGCTGGATAATCACAAAGGAGTTGCTGGAAT is a genomic window containing:
- the MGARP gene encoding protein MGARP isoform X3, giving the protein MYVWRAAWQALAARLASVSSTATLLRKHAPLRQMSSGSVPGSSGENLIYYLFAGVACTTGGYYAYRTIKSDKKRYNERIHAIQQSNTAEWKPKPWPPQCDELETAEVTEASEQATEVPTEEAGGLTADESTEQNEGSMVSTEAEGQQESPVADASSAVEEARQEATASLEAAQMQEVVGEGLDVAAPSAHEDNVDGIQEGTASAAQEMPDTSSRNQEAVEGESGQDSEASSATTGSQEILKDS
- the MGARP gene encoding protein MGARP isoform X2 — encoded protein: MYVWRAAWQALAARLASVSSTATLLRKHAPLRQMSSGSVPGSSGENLIYYLFAGVACTTGGYYAYRTIKSDKKRYNERIHAIQQSNTAEWKPKPWPPQCDELETAEVTEASEQATEVPTEEAGGLTADESTEQNEGSMVSTEAEGQQESPVADASSAVEEARQEATASLEAAQMQGRMWTNWRVQRRETKMIEEVVGEGLDVAAPSAHEDNVDGIQEGTASAAQEMPDTSSRNQEAVEASSATTGSQEILKDS
- the MGARP gene encoding protein MGARP isoform X1 is translated as MYVWRAAWQALAARLASVSSTATLLRKHAPLRQMSSGSVPGSSGENLIYYLFAGVACTTGGYYAYRTIKSDKKRYNERIHAIQQSNTAEWKPKPWPPQCDELETAEVTEASEQATEVPTEEAGGLTADESTEQNEGSMVSTEAEGQQESPVADASSAVEEARQEATASLEAAQMQGRMWTNWRVQRRETKMIEEVVGEGLDVAAPSAHEDNVDGIQEGTASAAQEMPDTSSRNQEAVEGESGQDSEASSATTGSQEILKDS